One genomic segment of Hordeum vulgare subsp. vulgare chromosome 2H, MorexV3_pseudomolecules_assembly, whole genome shotgun sequence includes these proteins:
- the LOC123426237 gene encoding putative phosphatidylglycerol/phosphatidylinositol transfer protein DDB_G0282179, whose protein sequence is MVTKQSFLAAAAVCLLLLLPSVSAVTDVEYCNKHKNYPVKVSGVEIVPDPVERGVPATFKISASTDKNITEGKLVIDVKYWIFNVYSETDDICTKTDCPATSDFELSHSQTLPSITPPGSYTIQMKMLGKHDEELSCISFGFSIGFLAPVALS, encoded by the exons ATGGTGACCAAGCAGAGCTTCCTCGCCGCCgcagccgtctgcctcctcctcctcctcccctcagtCTCCGCCGTCACAGATGTCGAGTACTGCA ATAAGCACAAAAACTACCCGGTGAAGGTGAGCGGCGTGGAGATCGTGCCTGATCCGGTCGAGCGCGGCGTGCCAGCCACCTTCAAGATCTCCGCTTCCACTG ATAAAAACATCACAGAGGGGAAGCTGGTTATTGATGTTAAATATTGGATCTTCAATGTTTACTCTGAAACGGATGACATCTGTACGAAGACCGACTGCCCGGCAACTTCTGATTTCGAGCTATCTCACTCGCAAACCTTACCATCAATCACTCCACCA GGTTCTTACACCATTCAGATGAAGATGCTCGGAAAGCATGATGAGGAATTGAGCTGCATCTCCTTCGGGTTCAGCATTGGCTTCCTTGCCCCGGTCGCCCTGAGTTGA